One window of Erwinia aphidicola genomic DNA carries:
- the nrdA gene encoding class 1a ribonucleoside-diphosphate reductase subunit alpha — MNQSLLVTKRDGRTERIDLDKIHRVLDWAAEGLQNVSVSQVELRSHIQFYEGIRTSDIHETVIKSAADLISRDAPDYQYMAARLAIFHLRKKAYGQFEPPKLIEQVKRMVDMGKYDPHLLEDYSAEEFEQMDGFIDHWRDMNFSYAAVKQLEGKYLVQNRVSGEIYESAQFLYILVAACLFSGYPRETRLDYVKRFYDAISTFKISLPTPIMSGVRTPTRQFSSCVLIECGDSLDSINATSSAIVKYVSQRAGIGINAGRIRALGSPIRGGEAFHTGCIPFYKHFQTAVKSCSQGGVRGGAATLFYPMWHLEVESLLVLKNNRGVEGNRVRHMDYGVQLNKLMYQRLLKGEEITLFSPSDVPGLYDAFFADQDEFERLYTKYEKDDSIRKQRVKAVDLFSLMMQERASTGRIYIQNVDHCNTHSPFDPAIAPVRQSNLCLEIALPTKPLLDVNDENGEIALCTLSAFNLGAIESLDDLQELATLAVRALDALLDYQDYPIPAAQRGAMGRRTLGIGVINYAYYLAKNGVRYSDGSANVLTHQTFEAIQYWLLKASNDLAIEQGACPWFNETTYAQGIMPIDTYKKDLDAICDTPLLLDWEALRESVKTHGLRNSTLSALMPSETSSQISNATNGIEPPRGHISIKASKDGILRQVVPEYERLKDNYELLWDMPNNDGYLQLVGLMQKFIDQAISSNTNYDPTRFANGKVPMKQLLKDLLTAYKFGVKTLYYQNTRDGAEDTQEDLAPSIQDDGCESGACKI; from the coding sequence ATGAATCAGAGTCTGCTTGTAACCAAACGCGACGGCCGCACCGAACGCATCGATCTCGATAAAATCCACCGTGTTCTCGACTGGGCTGCCGAAGGTCTGCAAAACGTCTCCGTTTCGCAGGTTGAACTGCGTTCACACATCCAGTTCTACGAAGGTATTCGCACCTCCGACATTCATGAAACGGTGATCAAGTCTGCCGCTGACCTGATCTCGCGTGATGCACCTGATTACCAGTACATGGCCGCCCGCCTGGCCATCTTCCACCTGCGTAAAAAAGCCTACGGCCAGTTCGAGCCGCCGAAGCTGATCGAGCAGGTCAAACGCATGGTCGATATGGGCAAATATGACCCTCACCTGCTGGAAGATTACAGCGCGGAAGAGTTCGAGCAGATGGACGGCTTTATCGACCACTGGCGCGACATGAACTTCTCCTATGCGGCAGTCAAGCAGCTGGAAGGTAAATACCTGGTGCAGAACCGCGTCAGCGGTGAGATCTACGAGAGCGCGCAGTTCCTGTATATCCTCGTGGCCGCCTGCCTGTTCTCTGGCTACCCGCGTGAAACCCGTCTTGATTACGTCAAGCGTTTCTACGATGCGATCTCCACCTTTAAGATTTCGCTGCCGACGCCAATTATGTCCGGCGTGCGCACCCCGACGCGCCAGTTCAGCTCCTGCGTACTGATTGAGTGCGGCGACAGCCTTGATTCCATTAACGCCACCTCCAGCGCGATTGTGAAGTACGTTTCTCAGCGTGCCGGTATTGGCATTAACGCCGGTCGCATCCGTGCGCTGGGCAGCCCGATCCGCGGCGGTGAAGCATTCCACACCGGCTGCATTCCGTTCTATAAGCACTTCCAGACCGCGGTGAAGTCCTGCTCTCAGGGCGGCGTGCGCGGCGGTGCAGCGACCCTGTTCTACCCAATGTGGCATCTGGAAGTGGAAAGCCTGCTGGTGCTGAAGAACAACCGCGGCGTTGAAGGCAACCGCGTGCGTCATATGGACTACGGCGTGCAGCTGAACAAGCTGATGTATCAGCGCCTGCTGAAGGGTGAAGAAATTACTCTGTTCAGCCCGTCCGACGTGCCTGGCCTGTATGACGCGTTCTTCGCCGATCAGGATGAGTTTGAGCGCCTGTACACCAAATACGAGAAAGACGACAGCATCCGCAAGCAGCGCGTGAAGGCGGTGGATCTGTTCTCGCTGATGATGCAGGAACGCGCCTCTACCGGCCGTATCTACATTCAGAACGTTGACCACTGCAACACCCACAGCCCGTTTGACCCGGCAATCGCGCCAGTGCGCCAGTCTAACCTGTGCCTGGAGATCGCACTGCCGACCAAACCGCTGCTGGATGTTAACGACGAAAATGGCGAAATCGCGCTCTGTACGCTGTCGGCGTTTAACCTCGGCGCGATTGAGAGCCTGGACGATCTGCAGGAGCTGGCAACCCTGGCGGTGCGTGCGCTGGATGCCCTGCTCGACTACCAGGACTACCCAATCCCGGCCGCGCAGCGTGGCGCAATGGGCCGCCGTACTCTGGGTATTGGCGTGATCAACTACGCTTACTACCTGGCGAAGAACGGCGTGCGTTACTCCGACGGCAGCGCTAATGTCCTGACGCACCAGACCTTTGAAGCCATTCAGTACTGGTTGCTGAAAGCCTCTAACGATCTGGCTATCGAACAGGGTGCCTGCCCGTGGTTTAACGAAACCACCTATGCGCAGGGTATTATGCCGATCGACACCTATAAGAAGGACCTGGATGCGATCTGTGATACGCCGCTGCTGCTGGACTGGGAAGCGCTGCGTGAATCGGTGAAAACCCACGGCCTGCGCAACTCTACGCTCTCTGCCCTGATGCCGTCTGAGACCTCTTCCCAGATCTCGAACGCCACCAACGGTATTGAACCACCGCGCGGTCATATCAGCATTAAAGCGTCGAAAGACGGCATTCTGCGTCAGGTGGTGCCAGAGTATGAGCGCCTGAAAGATAACTACGAACTGCTGTGGGATATGCCAAATAACGACGGTTACCTGCAGCTGGTCGGCCTGATGCAGAAATTTATCGACCAGGCAATTTCATCCAACACCAACTACGACCCGACGCGCTTCGCCAACGGTAAGGTGCCGATGAAGCAGCTGCTGAAAGACCTGCTGACTGCCTATAAGTTTGGCGTGAAAACGCTTTACTACCAAAACACCCGTGACGGTGCGGAAGATACGCAGGAAGATCTGGCGCCATCGATTCAGGATGACGGCTGTGAAAGCGGCGCCTGCAAAATCTGA
- the menE gene encoding o-succinylbenzoate--CoA ligase: MAALTDWPWRHWARRCPQAQAIDAGDVTLNWQQLEQEIVQHAQGFRQQGVQPGNLVILRSANSLQAVVSWLSLLACGARVLALNPQLPDSQLEMLLPNLRADFSVGSAGAGCLNPPALLHLRRAGHVIHPWQPAALATLTLTSGSCGLPKAAAHTIAAHLHSAAAVIALMEFSARDRWLLSLPLFHVSGLGILWRWLVSGATLTLVDSAGFSAALARSSFASLVPTQLWRLLRQPERPAMLRSVLLGGAAIASELVQRAEAAGIRCFCGYGMTESASTVSAKRADDRPGVGKPLDGQEVRIINGEIWLRSPTLALGYWQQGQLRPLTDADGWLHSGDLGAWRLDELCVLGRRDNLFFCGAEAVQPEVIERLLLRHPQVTQAVVVALEDDEYGSRPVALVNDGVAMAPLAAWALPQLAAWQRPVKWYTLPALGCGGIKPSRRRLMQWVAQQQQQEIDVVFPQRAS; the protein is encoded by the coding sequence GTGGCAGCACTGACTGACTGGCCGTGGCGTCACTGGGCGCGCAGATGCCCGCAGGCGCAGGCCATCGATGCGGGTGACGTCACGCTCAACTGGCAGCAGCTGGAGCAGGAAATTGTCCAGCACGCTCAGGGGTTTCGCCAGCAGGGCGTGCAGCCGGGTAACCTGGTGATACTGCGCAGTGCCAACAGTCTGCAGGCGGTCGTGAGCTGGCTAAGCCTGCTCGCCTGCGGCGCCCGGGTGCTGGCGCTTAATCCCCAGCTGCCGGACAGCCAGCTGGAAATGCTGTTACCCAACCTCCGCGCCGATTTCAGCGTCGGCAGCGCAGGCGCTGGCTGCCTGAACCCGCCTGCGCTGCTGCACCTGCGGCGCGCAGGCCATGTTATTCACCCCTGGCAGCCGGCAGCGCTGGCAACCCTGACGCTGACCTCGGGTTCCTGCGGGTTGCCAAAAGCCGCAGCGCACACGATTGCGGCCCATCTGCACAGTGCTGCAGCGGTGATCGCACTGATGGAGTTCAGCGCGCGCGACCGCTGGCTGCTGTCGCTGCCGCTGTTTCACGTTTCCGGATTGGGCATTCTCTGGCGCTGGCTGGTCAGCGGGGCGACATTAACGCTGGTGGACAGTGCCGGGTTTAGCGCCGCGCTGGCGCGCAGCAGTTTCGCTTCGCTGGTGCCAACCCAACTGTGGCGACTGCTGCGCCAGCCGGAGCGCCCGGCAATGCTGCGCTCGGTGCTGCTGGGAGGCGCAGCTATCGCCAGCGAGCTGGTGCAGCGGGCGGAGGCAGCGGGCATCCGCTGCTTCTGCGGGTATGGCATGACGGAAAGCGCCTCGACCGTCAGCGCCAAACGTGCAGACGACCGTCCGGGCGTCGGGAAGCCGCTCGACGGGCAGGAGGTCAGGATTATCAACGGTGAGATCTGGCTACGCTCGCCCACGCTGGCGCTCGGTTACTGGCAGCAGGGTCAGCTGCGTCCGCTGACGGATGCCGACGGCTGGCTGCACAGCGGCGATCTCGGTGCGTGGCGCCTGGATGAACTCTGCGTTCTTGGCCGGCGGGATAACCTGTTTTTTTGTGGCGCAGAAGCCGTGCAGCCGGAAGTGATTGAGCGCCTGCTGCTGCGGCATCCGCAGGTGACGCAGGCAGTCGTGGTCGCGCTGGAAGATGATGAATACGGCAGCCGGCCGGTGGCGCTGGTGAATGACGGGGTGGCAATGGCACCGTTGGCCGCATGGGCGCTGCCGCAGCTGGCTGCCTGGCAGCGCCCGGTTAAGTGGTATACGCTGCCAGCGCTCGGCTGCGGTGGCATCAAGCCATCGCGCCGCCGGCTGATGCAGTGGGTGGCGCAGCAGCAGCAGCAGGAAATTGACGTTGTGTTTCCGCAAAGGGCTTCCTAG
- the gyrA gene encoding DNA topoisomerase (ATP-hydrolyzing) subunit A, translating to MSDLAREITPVNIEEELKNSYLDYAMSVIVGRALPDVRDGLKPVHRRVLYAMNVLGNDWNKAYKKSARVVGDVIGKYHPHGDTAVYDTIVRMAQPFSLRYMLVDGQGNFGSVDGDSAAAMRYTEVRMSKIAHELLADLEKETVDFVPNYDGTEQIPEVMPTRVPNLLVNGASGIAVGMATNIPPHNLTEVINGCLAYIDDENITVEGLMEHIPGPDFPTAAIINGRRGIEEAYRTGRGKIYIRARGEVEVDAKTGRETIIVHEIPYQVNKARLIEKIAELVKEKRLEGISALRDESDKDGMRIVIEVKRDAVGEVVLNNLYSLTQLQTSFGINMVALHQGQPKIMPLKDILEAFVRHRREVITRRTIFELRKARDRAHILEALAVALANIDPIIELIRQAATPAEAKAGLIARPWLLGNVSAMLERAGDNAARPEWLEEQYGIRDGQYYLTEQQAQAILDLRLQKLTGLEHEKLLDEYKDLLAQIAELLRILGSSERLMEVIREELELIRDQFGDARRTEITANSADINIEDLINQEDVVVTLSHQGYVKYQPLTDYEAQRRGGKGKSAARIKEEDFIDRLLVANTHDTILCFSSRGRLYWMKVYQLPEASRGARGRPIVNLLPLEANERITAILPVREYAEGWNIFMATASGTVKKTALTEFSRPRSAGIIAVNLRDDDELIGVALTNGTDETMLFSAAGKVVRFAESAVRAMGRTASGVRGIKLAEGDRVVSLIVPRDDGAILTVTQNGYGKRTANSEYPTKSRATQGVISIKVTERNGPVIGAVQVVDSDQIMMITDAGTLVRTRVSEVSVVGRNTQGVILIRTAEDENVVGLQRVAEPVAEEELDAIDGSVAEGDDDIAPEVDNDDEAPEADDE from the coding sequence ATGAGCGACCTCGCCCGCGAAATTACACCGGTCAATATCGAAGAAGAGCTAAAGAACTCTTATCTGGATTATGCAATGTCGGTCATCGTTGGCCGTGCGCTGCCAGATGTCCGTGATGGTTTAAAGCCGGTTCACCGCCGTGTGCTTTACGCTATGAACGTGCTCGGTAACGACTGGAACAAAGCCTATAAAAAATCCGCCCGTGTTGTCGGCGACGTCATCGGTAAATATCACCCGCATGGTGATACCGCCGTGTACGACACCATCGTGCGTATGGCGCAGCCATTCTCGCTGCGCTACATGCTGGTCGATGGCCAGGGTAACTTCGGTTCCGTCGACGGCGACTCGGCTGCGGCGATGCGTTATACCGAAGTGCGCATGTCCAAAATTGCTCACGAACTGCTGGCGGATCTTGAAAAAGAGACCGTCGACTTTGTGCCAAACTACGACGGCACCGAGCAGATCCCAGAAGTGATGCCAACCCGCGTACCTAACCTGCTGGTTAACGGTGCTTCGGGGATTGCAGTCGGTATGGCGACCAACATTCCGCCGCACAACCTGACCGAAGTGATCAACGGCTGTCTGGCGTATATCGACGATGAGAACATCACCGTTGAAGGCCTGATGGAGCACATCCCAGGCCCGGACTTCCCCACCGCTGCTATCATCAACGGTCGTCGCGGCATCGAAGAAGCTTATCGTACCGGTCGCGGCAAAATTTACATCCGCGCCCGTGGCGAAGTGGAAGTGGATGCCAAGACCGGCCGTGAAACTATCATCGTGCATGAAATTCCTTATCAGGTGAACAAAGCGCGCCTGATCGAGAAAATCGCCGAGCTGGTGAAAGAGAAGCGTCTGGAAGGCATCAGCGCCCTGCGCGATGAGTCTGACAAAGACGGTATGCGCATCGTCATCGAAGTGAAGCGCGATGCCGTGGGCGAAGTGGTGTTAAACAACCTCTACTCGCTGACGCAGCTGCAAACCTCTTTCGGCATCAACATGGTGGCACTGCATCAGGGCCAGCCGAAGATTATGCCGCTGAAGGATATTCTGGAAGCCTTCGTGCGTCACCGTCGTGAAGTGATCACCCGCCGTACCATCTTCGAACTGCGCAAAGCGCGCGACCGTGCTCATATCCTTGAAGCACTGGCCGTGGCCTTGGCAAACATCGATCCGATTATCGAGCTGATCCGCCAGGCTGCGACCCCAGCCGAAGCAAAAGCGGGCCTGATTGCCCGTCCATGGCTGCTGGGCAACGTTTCTGCGATGCTGGAACGTGCCGGTGACAACGCCGCCCGCCCTGAGTGGCTGGAAGAGCAGTACGGTATTCGTGACGGCCAGTACTACCTGACCGAGCAGCAGGCGCAGGCTATCCTGGATTTACGCCTGCAGAAACTGACCGGCCTTGAGCATGAAAAACTGCTCGACGAGTATAAAGATCTGCTGGCGCAGATTGCCGAGCTGCTGCGCATTCTGGGCAGTTCAGAGCGCCTGATGGAAGTGATCCGTGAAGAGCTGGAGCTGATCCGCGATCAGTTCGGCGACGCGCGTCGTACCGAGATCACCGCCAACAGCGCCGATATCAACATCGAAGACCTGATCAACCAGGAAGACGTTGTGGTGACCCTGTCGCACCAGGGCTACGTGAAGTATCAGCCACTGACTGATTACGAAGCGCAGCGCCGCGGCGGTAAGGGTAAATCGGCAGCGCGTATTAAAGAAGAAGACTTTATTGACCGCCTGCTGGTGGCCAACACCCATGACACCATCCTCTGCTTCTCAAGCCGTGGTCGTCTCTACTGGATGAAGGTCTACCAGCTGCCGGAAGCGAGCCGCGGTGCGCGTGGGCGTCCAATCGTCAACCTGCTGCCGCTGGAAGCGAATGAACGTATTACCGCGATCCTGCCGGTGCGTGAATACGCCGAGGGCTGGAACATCTTTATGGCGACCGCCAGCGGTACCGTGAAGAAAACCGCGCTGACCGAGTTCAGCCGTCCGCGCAGCGCCGGTATTATTGCCGTCAACCTGCGTGACGACGACGAACTGATCGGCGTGGCCCTGACTAACGGCACGGATGAAACCATGCTGTTCTCTGCCGCCGGTAAAGTGGTGCGCTTCGCTGAAAGCGCTGTGCGTGCCATGGGCCGTACCGCCTCAGGCGTGCGCGGTATCAAGCTGGCAGAAGGTGACCGCGTGGTTTCCCTGATTGTGCCGCGTGATGACGGCGCCATCCTGACGGTGACGCAGAACGGTTACGGTAAGCGTACCGCCAACAGCGAATACCCGACCAAGTCGCGTGCGACTCAGGGGGTGATCTCGATTAAAGTCACCGAGCGTAACGGACCGGTTATCGGTGCGGTACAGGTGGTCGACAGCGATCAGATCATGATGATCACCGATGCCGGTACGCTGGTGCGTACCCGCGTTTCTGAAGTGAGTGTGGTCGGGCGTAACACCCAGGGTGTGATCCTGATCCGTACCGCGGAAGATGAAAACGTGGTTGGCCTGCAGCGCGTGGCCGAGCCGGTAGCGGAAGAAGAGCTCGATGCTATCGACGGCAGCGTGGCGGAAGGCGATGATGATATCGCACCTGAAGTCGACAATGACGATGAAGCGCCAGAGGCCGACGACGAGTAA
- the menC gene encoding o-succinylbenzoate synthase: MRAVALYRYQIPLEAGVVLRHQRLTARQGLLIQLRDQRGEGWGEIAPLPEFSVETPAQAEQACRAWLAAWRAGSHPAESDLPSVAFGISCALAELDGTLPTAGEYRTALLCSGDPDELFQRLRQLPQPLAKMKVGLYEAVRDGMQANLLLEALPNLTLRLDANRSWSLEKALQFARYVSPELRGRIAFIEEPCRNMAESLAFAQQTSIAVAWDESLREGPLAAAPGVSAVVIKPTLTGSIQRVQQQVAWAKSQGLTAVISSALESSLGLTQLARLAHWLTPGIIPGLDTLQLMQQQLLRCWPGSALPVAVPVTDREVLTCLWQH; encoded by the coding sequence ATGCGTGCGGTCGCACTGTATCGCTATCAGATCCCGCTGGAAGCGGGGGTCGTGCTGCGCCATCAGCGGTTAACAGCGCGCCAGGGCCTGCTGATCCAGCTGCGTGACCAACGCGGTGAGGGCTGGGGTGAGATTGCGCCGCTGCCAGAGTTCAGCGTGGAAACGCCCGCGCAGGCAGAGCAGGCCTGCCGTGCCTGGCTGGCGGCATGGCGCGCCGGTTCTCATCCCGCAGAGAGCGATCTGCCTTCCGTCGCATTTGGCATCAGCTGTGCGCTTGCCGAGCTGGATGGCACGCTGCCCACCGCAGGCGAGTATCGTACCGCCTTACTGTGCAGCGGCGACCCGGATGAGCTGTTCCAGCGGCTGCGCCAGCTGCCGCAGCCGCTGGCAAAAATGAAAGTTGGGCTGTATGAAGCGGTGCGCGACGGGATGCAGGCCAACCTGCTGCTGGAGGCGCTACCTAACCTGACGCTGCGGCTGGACGCGAACCGCAGCTGGAGCCTGGAAAAAGCGCTGCAGTTTGCCCGCTACGTCTCACCCGAGCTGCGCGGGCGCATCGCCTTTATCGAAGAGCCGTGCCGCAACATGGCGGAAAGCCTCGCATTTGCCCAGCAAACATCCATCGCTGTTGCCTGGGATGAGAGCCTGCGCGAGGGGCCGCTGGCAGCAGCACCGGGCGTCAGCGCGGTGGTGATCAAACCAACGCTGACCGGCAGCATTCAGCGCGTGCAGCAGCAGGTGGCATGGGCCAAATCACAGGGATTAACCGCGGTAATCAGCAGCGCGCTGGAGTCGAGCCTCGGTCTGACCCAGCTGGCACGGCTGGCACACTGGCTCACGCCGGGCATCATCCCGGGGCTCGACACGCTGCAGCTGATGCAGCAGCAGCTGTTGCGCTGCTGGCCCGGCAGTGCGCTACCCGTGGCGGTGCCCGTGACCGACAGGGAGGTTTTAACATGTCTGTGGCAGCACTGA
- the nrdB gene encoding class Ia ribonucleoside-diphosphate reductase subunit beta translates to MAYTTFSQNKNNQLLEPMFFGQPVNVARFDQQKYDIFEKLIEKQLSFFWRPEEVDVSRDRIDYQALPEHEKHIFISNLKYQTLLDSIQGRSPNVALLPLISIPELETWIETWAFSETIHSRSYTHIIRNIVNDPALVFDDIVTNEQILSRAKDISGYYDDLIEMTNYWHLLGEGTHQVAGKTVTVSLRALKKQLYICLMSVNALEAIRFYVSFACSFAFAERELMEGNAKIIKLIARDEALHLTGTQHMLNLLRSGEDDPEMAEIAKECRQECYDLFVLAAEQEKEWAEYLFSGGSMIGLNKDILWQYIEYITNIRMNAVGLDLPFKTRSNPIPWINSWLVSDNVQVAPQEVEVSSYLVGQIDSEVNADDLSDFEL, encoded by the coding sequence ATGGCTTACACCACATTTTCGCAGAATAAAAATAACCAACTGTTAGAACCGATGTTCTTCGGACAGCCGGTAAACGTGGCGCGTTTCGACCAGCAGAAATATGACATCTTTGAAAAGCTGATCGAAAAGCAGCTCTCTTTCTTCTGGCGCCCGGAGGAAGTGGACGTCTCGCGCGATCGTATTGACTATCAGGCGCTGCCAGAGCACGAAAAACACATCTTTATCAGCAACCTGAAGTATCAGACTCTGCTGGACTCCATTCAGGGACGCAGCCCGAACGTGGCGCTGCTGCCGCTGATCTCGATCCCGGAACTGGAAACCTGGATTGAAACCTGGGCGTTCTCTGAGACTATCCACTCGCGTTCGTACACCCATATTATTCGTAATATCGTTAACGACCCGGCGCTGGTCTTTGACGATATCGTCACCAACGAGCAGATCCTGTCACGCGCCAAAGATATCTCTGGCTACTACGACGATCTGATCGAAATGACCAACTACTGGCATCTGCTGGGTGAAGGCACGCACCAGGTGGCGGGCAAAACCGTGACCGTCAGCCTGCGCGCGCTGAAAAAGCAGCTCTATATCTGCCTGATGAGCGTCAACGCGCTGGAAGCGATCCGCTTTTACGTCAGCTTCGCCTGCTCTTTCGCCTTTGCCGAGCGCGAACTGATGGAAGGCAATGCCAAAATCATTAAGCTGATCGCCCGCGATGAAGCTCTGCACCTGACCGGCACTCAGCATATGCTGAACCTGCTGCGCAGTGGGGAAGACGATCCGGAAATGGCCGAGATTGCTAAAGAGTGCCGTCAGGAGTGCTACGATCTGTTCGTGCTGGCTGCCGAGCAGGAGAAAGAGTGGGCGGAGTATCTGTTCAGCGGCGGTTCAATGATTGGCCTGAACAAGGATATTCTGTGGCAGTACATTGAGTACATCACCAACATCCGTATGAACGCTGTTGGTCTGGATCTGCCGTTTAAAACCCGCTCGAACCCGATCCCGTGGATCAACTCGTGGCTGGTGTCCGATAACGTGCAGGTTGCTCCGCAGGAAGTGGAAGTCAGCTCTTACCTGGTCGGACAGATCGACTCTGAAGTCAACGCCGACGACCTCAGCGACTTCGAACTGTAA
- the ubiG gene encoding bifunctional 2-polyprenyl-6-hydroxyphenol methylase/3-demethylubiquinol 3-O-methyltransferase UbiG, giving the protein MKAEQNAGAQNVDRGEIAKFEAVATRWWDLDGEFKPLHRINPLRLGWIAQHCDGLFGKKILDVGCGGGILAESMAREGANVTGLDMGAEPLQVARLHALESGVTIDYVQQTVEEHAEQFAGQYDVVTCMEMLEHVPDPRSVVHACARLVKPGGEVFFSTLNRNSKAWLMAIIGAEYVLRMVPRGTHDIKKFIRPGELLNWVDETPLRERHIIGLHYNPLTNHFKLAPGVDVNYMVHTHRAID; this is encoded by the coding sequence ATGAAAGCAGAACAAAACGCGGGCGCGCAGAACGTAGATCGCGGCGAGATCGCCAAATTTGAAGCAGTAGCAACACGCTGGTGGGACCTGGATGGCGAATTTAAGCCGCTGCACCGGATCAACCCCCTGCGCCTCGGCTGGATTGCTCAGCACTGCGACGGGCTGTTTGGTAAAAAGATCCTCGACGTCGGCTGCGGCGGCGGCATCCTGGCGGAGAGCATGGCACGTGAAGGTGCTAACGTCACCGGGCTGGACATGGGCGCGGAGCCGTTACAGGTCGCCCGTCTGCACGCGCTGGAAAGCGGTGTAACCATTGATTACGTGCAGCAAACGGTTGAAGAGCACGCCGAACAGTTCGCCGGGCAGTATGACGTGGTGACCTGTATGGAGATGCTGGAGCACGTGCCGGACCCGCGCTCTGTGGTTCACGCCTGCGCCAGGCTGGTGAAACCCGGCGGCGAAGTGTTCTTCTCTACGCTGAACCGCAACAGCAAAGCCTGGCTGATGGCGATTATCGGCGCTGAGTACGTGCTGCGCATGGTGCCGCGCGGAACGCACGACATCAAAAAATTCATCCGCCCCGGCGAACTGCTGAACTGGGTTGACGAAACCCCACTGCGCGAGCGCCATATCATTGGCCTGCACTACAACCCGCTGACCAACCACTTCAAGCTGGCCCCTGGCGTTGATGTGAACTACATGGTTCACACGCACCGCGCAATTGACTGA
- the yfaE gene encoding class I ribonucleotide reductase maintenance protein YfaE translates to MARSTITLRTTGAQLECHDEHPSLLAALESHRVCVEYQCREGYCGSCRMRLLKGEVSYSAKPLAFVQQGEILPCCCKAEGDIEIEL, encoded by the coding sequence ATGGCACGCTCTACCATTACGCTGCGCACCACCGGTGCGCAGCTTGAATGCCATGATGAACACCCTTCCCTGCTGGCTGCGCTGGAATCGCACCGCGTCTGCGTGGAGTATCAGTGCCGCGAAGGCTACTGCGGCTCCTGCCGGATGCGCCTGTTGAAAGGGGAAGTGAGCTACAGCGCGAAACCGCTGGCCTTTGTGCAGCAGGGTGAGATTTTGCCATGCTGCTGTAAGGCCGAGGGTGATATTGAGATCGAGCTGTAG
- a CDS encoding nicotinamide mononucleotide deamidase-related protein YfaY produces MIRVEMLATGDEVLHGQIVDTNAAWLATVLFEHGLPMTSRQTVGDSLQELVTVLTERSKVADVLIVNGGLGPTSDDLSALAAATAAGVALKIHPEWLAKMEAFFASRGKAMAASNRKQAEIPEGAEMIDNPVGTACGFAMQLNRCWIFFTPGVPSEYKVMVMDQILPRLKARYQLPEPPVCLRMTTFGRGESDLASDIEPLPLPEGVVMGYRASMPIIELKLNGPAEKLPEMEQFWQQVREIAGDSVIFEGFETLPQQLARRLQARNLTLAVSEQFSAGLLQWQLISAGAALAAGNILPNQAEPLQNMAERARQLAASSGSAVALLVGGIEDDRLGFALHTPDGTFAQKVKFNVNRHDLKARQDMVAMLAMNMLRRWLNGQSVSTGHGWIDVVETL; encoded by the coding sequence ATGATAAGAGTGGAAATGCTCGCAACCGGCGATGAAGTGCTGCACGGCCAGATCGTCGATACCAACGCGGCCTGGCTGGCGACAGTGCTGTTTGAACACGGTTTACCGATGACCAGCCGCCAGACGGTGGGCGACAGCCTGCAGGAACTGGTCACGGTGCTGACCGAACGCAGCAAAGTGGCTGACGTGCTGATCGTCAACGGCGGTCTTGGCCCGACCAGCGACGATTTGAGCGCGCTGGCCGCCGCGACCGCCGCCGGTGTGGCGCTAAAAATTCACCCCGAGTGGCTGGCTAAAATGGAAGCTTTCTTCGCCAGCCGCGGCAAGGCGATGGCCGCCAGCAACCGTAAGCAGGCGGAGATCCCGGAAGGGGCCGAGATGATCGACAATCCGGTCGGCACCGCCTGCGGTTTCGCCATGCAGCTTAACCGCTGCTGGATCTTCTTCACCCCCGGCGTCCCTTCCGAATATAAAGTGATGGTGATGGACCAGATCCTGCCGCGCCTGAAAGCCCGTTATCAGCTGCCAGAGCCGCCGGTCTGCCTGCGCATGACCACTTTTGGCCGTGGCGAGAGCGATCTGGCATCCGACATTGAACCGCTGCCGCTGCCGGAAGGCGTGGTGATGGGCTATCGCGCCTCGATGCCGATTATCGAACTGAAGCTGAACGGCCCGGCGGAAAAACTGCCGGAAATGGAGCAGTTCTGGCAGCAGGTGCGCGAGATAGCGGGCGACAGCGTGATTTTTGAAGGATTTGAGACCTTACCGCAGCAGCTGGCGCGCCGTCTGCAGGCGCGCAACCTTACGCTGGCCGTCAGCGAACAGTTCAGCGCCGGGCTGCTGCAGTGGCAGCTGATCTCCGCCGGCGCCGCGCTGGCCGCGGGCAACATATTGCCGAATCAGGCCGAGCCGCTGCAGAACATGGCCGAGCGTGCGCGCCAGCTGGCAGCCAGCAGCGGTTCCGCTGTGGCGCTGCTGGTGGGCGGCATTGAGGACGATCGTTTAGGCTTTGCGCTGCACACGCCGGATGGCACCTTTGCCCAGAAGGTGAAGTTCAACGTCAACCGTCACGATCTGAAGGCACGGCAGGATATGGTGGCCATGCTGGCGATGAATATGCTGCGCCGCTGGCTGAACGGTCAGTCCGTCAGCACCGGGCATGGCTGGATAGATGTGGTGGAAACGTTATAA